One genomic segment of Rhinolophus sinicus isolate RSC01 linkage group LG11, ASM3656204v1, whole genome shotgun sequence includes these proteins:
- the LOC109458058 gene encoding galectin-7, which yields MAGSSSVPHKTSLPEGIRVGTVMRIRGVVPDKAGRFYVNLLCNEEGGDAALHFNPRLDESVVVFNTKEQGSWGKEERGRDFPFQRGQPFDVLLISTKEGFKAVVGDSELHNFHYRIQPEHVRVVEVGGDLQLESVKIF from the exons AGTGTGCCCCACAAGACCTCGCTGCCCGAGGGCATCAGAGTCGGCACCGTGATGAGAATTCGTGGTGTTGTCCCTGATAAAGCTGGCAG gttttATGTAAACCTGCTGTGCAATGAGGAGGGCGGTGACGCCGCTCTGCATTTCAACCCCCGGTTGGACGAGTCCGTGGTGGTCTTCAACACCAAGGAACAGGGCTCCTGGGGCAAGGAGGAGCGTGGCCGTGACTTTCCCTTTCAGCGAGGGCAGCCCTTCGACGTGCTCCTCATCTCCACCAAGGAAGGCTTCAAG GCGGTGGTCGGAGACTCGGAACTGCACAACTTCCACTACCGCATCCAGCCCGAGCACGTGCGCGTGGTGGAGGTGGGCGGCGACCTGCAGCTGGAGTCT